From the genome of Triticum aestivum cultivar Chinese Spring chromosome 1A, IWGSC CS RefSeq v2.1, whole genome shotgun sequence:
ACTAGAACTAGTGATTCTAGACAGTTGGCCTCTTTGTATTGGCATTGTGTCAGCAAAGGCGTTGAATGCCTCTTGGAACTCCTACGTAATGTGACGCGTCGCTCGCCACATACTTTTTAGAAAAGAAATAAGTGTATATTTCAGAAATATACACTTCTCCTATGAATATGATTGTCCCCCTACAAGAGTTGTGTACCAGCATCGTTGTTACTTTCTTGAACTGTTAAGTTTGCACTCTGTCAAATTAGCATTGGCCATTGGGGCAAAGATGTGACTGGAAGTAGGTCTAGCTTTTGCACCGATGAGAAGAAACGAGGACCAGCATCGAAATGAGAATCAATGAGAGTTGCTTGGGATGCTGACACAGCCACCGAGCTGATCTGGTGCAGGAGCAGtttccaaaaaaaattagtagaGATACCTGTTGCCTCCTGGTATAATATATGTACCTATCCCACATAATTTCAGGTCATGAGTTCTTACTAAGCTGTGGCATTGATTCTACCACCCATATGCAACCTTGCGTGCGTGGTCACACGTACCACCTGTGAATATAGTAATCGACAACGTcagatcaactggatcctaagtcTACCTAGAGATATGAGCAGCTGAGGGCTTCACATGGAGATATGCGACTTTTGATCGGCCGGGCTTCCAGGGTTTCAGTGTGCTGCTGCAGATCTGAAACTGCTAGCTAACTATCTTTGAGGTCAACTAGATGGTGTGCAGCGGTGCTGTGCTGTGCTGCCAACCAACTCAACTAGGGCACCTGACAGTTTTTGCCTGCTCCATTTGGAATCTGCCCACGCCTACCAAGCTCTGCTTCTAATGGTCAACCCATTATCACACAGTGTGGCATTAATTAGTTCCATGCATGGCCCTGCGATCTAGACTAAGCTGCTGTGCACGGAGAACCATGGAGCCTGTAAAATGTCAACGAAATTAGCAGAGAAACCGAGTGGACTATACTGCTGGTTTTCACTTGTGATGATCCTTTCTCCCCTCTTTTATCTGACAGGAAACAAATGCTGGCCGGTCCGTGAGGAGCTGACCTACGAATTAACAAATGCAGGCCGGTGCAGTGCGTGACAGTGTCAGAAGCTTCTGGGACTTGGATCCAGCGAAACGTAGCCATTACCAAGGCTAACACCACTATAAATGGCTAGCATTGCTGCCCATTCTGCACAAACCCATAAGCCAAACAAAAACAGCTCTCTGGTAGGTGTTTACGCTTAGCGTTTTCATCCTACAATGAGATCACTGCCCATTGTAGTACTTTCCCTCCTGATTCTTGTCCTTGCTGCCCATGTATCCCAAGCCGATGACAAGGGCTCTTCGGTTGGAAGTGGGAAGGATTCCCATGATGGTGATGATCATAAATCAAATGGTGTAGGGCCGGTGAAAAAACCAAAATGCCCTAAGCCCGGACATGGTCCGAAAAACCATGACAATGATGGTCGAGGACCACCGGAAAAGGAGTGCGATGATGGAGAGACAACACCGTCATCACCTGGGCCTTCCCCAGACCAAGGTAATGGTTCGCCATCACCACCGCCATCCCCATCTTATTCACCACCCATGACTCCATCACCTCCACCTCCATCAGAAACTAGTCCTCCTCCGCCTTCATCAAGCCCCCCACCAACACCTTCATCTAGTCCTTCTGTTACACCTCCAACCTACGAACCTAATGATCAATCGCCACCGCCTCCATTGAATCCTTCGCCCATTCCCCCACCACCTCCATCTAGTGCGCCTGCGGCACCTCCAATGAACCCGACTAATGATCAatctcctccaccatctccttcaTCTAGCCCCCCAACGATAGCTCCAGTCACCCCACAAACACCTCCATCTAGTCCCCCTGTTACGCCTCCATCTTACGAACCTAACGATCAATCGCCACCACCTACATTGAATCCTCCGTCCATTCCCTCACCACCTCCATCAAGCCCAACTGTGGCACCTCCTATGAACCCAACTAATGATCAGCCTCCTCCACCATCGTCGTCATCTAGCCCCCCACCAATAGCTCCAACTACTCAGCCACCTCCCTCTAGCCCACCTGCTACACCTCCATCAGACTCAACTGATGAGGAAACTCctacatcaccaccatcatctagTCCACCAGTAATAACACTATCAAGCCCTCCACCACCGTCATCGAGTACAGCACCGGCTCCATCCATTGCCACACCACCTTTGTCTAATCCCCCTGCCACACCTCCAACGTACCAAGCTGATAACCAATCCCCTCCACCTCCACCATCATACAGTTCGCCACCGACAACATTAGCtagtcctccaccaccaccattgaGTCCACCAGCAATAGCACCAACCACTAGCACACCTCCTCCATCTACTTCCCCATCGCCTATGTACACTCCACCAGCAACACCTCCAACGGGCTCAACTGATGAGCAAACTCCATCACNNNNNNNNNNNNNNNNNNNNNNNNNNNNNNNNNNNNNNNNNNNNNNNNNNNNNNNNNNNNNNNNNNNNNNNNNNNNNNNNNNNNNNNNNNNNNNNNNNNNNNNNNNNNNNNNNNNNNNNNNNNNNNNNNNNNNNNNNNNNNNNNNNNNNNNNNNNNNNNNNNNNNNNNNNNNNNNNNNNNNNNNNNNNNNNNNNNNNNNNNNNNNNNNNNNNNNNNNNNNNNNNNNNNNNNNNNNNNNNNNNNNNNNNNNNNNNNNNNNNNNNNNNNNNNNNNNNNNNNNNNNNNNNNNNNNNNNNNNNNNNNNNNNNNNNNNNNNNNNNNNNNNNNNNNNNNNNNNNNNNNNNNNNNNNNNNNNNNNNNNNNNNNNNNNNNNNNNNNNNNNNNNNNNNNNNNNNNNNNNNNNNNNNNNNNNNNNNNNNNNNNNNNNNNNNNNNNNNNNNNNNNNNNNNNNNNNNNNNNNNNNNNNNNNNNNNNNNNNNNNNNNNNNNNNNNNNNNNNNNNNNNNNNNNNNNNNNNNNNNNNNNNNNNNNNNNNNNNNNNNNNNNNNNNNNNNNNNNNNNNNNNNNNNNNNNNNNNNNNNNNNNNNNNNNNNNNNNNNNNNNNNNNNNNNNNNNNNNNNNNNNNNNNNNNNNNNNNNNNNNNNNNNNNNNNNNNNNNNNNNNNNNNNNNNNNNNNNNNNNNNNNNNNNNNNNNNNNNNNNNNNNNNNNNNNNNNNNNNNNNNNNNNNNNNNNNNNNNNNNNNNNNNNNNNNNNNNNNNNNNNNNNNNNNNNNNNNNNNNNNNNNNNNNNNNNNNNNNNNNNNNNNNNNNNNNNNNNNNNNNNNNNNNNNNNNNNNNNNNNNNNNNNNNNNNNNNNNNNNNNNNNNNNNNNNNNNNNNNNNNNNNNNNNNNNNNNNNNNNNNNNNNNNNNNNNNNNNNNNNNNNNNNNNNNNNNNNNNNNNNNNNNNNNNNNNNNNNNNNNNNNNNNNNNNNNNNNNNNNNNNNNNNNNNNNNNNNNNNNNNNNNNNNNNNNNNNNNNNNNNNNNNNNNNNNNNNNNNNNNNNNNNNNNNNNNNNNNNNNNNNNNNNNNNNNNNNNNNNNNNNNNNNNNNNNNNNNNNNNNNNNNNNNNNNNNNNNNNNNNNNNNNNNNNNNNNNNNNNNNNNNNNNNNNNNNNNNNNNNNNNNNNNNNNNNNNNNNNNNNNNNNNNNNNNNNNNNNNNNNNNNNNNNNNNNNNNNNNNNNNNNNNNNNNNNNNNNNNNNNNNNNNNNNNNNNNNNNNNNNNNNNNNNNNNNNNNNNNNNNNNNNNNNNNNNNNNNNNNNNNNNNNNNNNNNNNNNNNNNNNNNNNNNNNNNNNNNNNNNNNNNNNNNNNNNNNNNNNNNNNNNNNNNNNNNNNNNNNNNNNNNNNNNNNNNNNNNNNNNNNNNNNNNNNNNNNNNNNNNNNNNNNNNNNNNNNNNNNNNNNNNNNNNNNNNNNNNNNNNNNNNNNNNNNNNNNNNNNNNNNNNNNNNNNNNNNNNNNNNNNNNNNNNNNNNNNNNNNNNNNNNNNNNNNNNNNNNNNNNNNNNNNNNNNNNNNNNNNNNNNNNNNNNNNNNNNNNNNNNNNNNNNNNNNNNNNNNNNNNNNNNNNNNNNNNNNNNNNNNNNNNNNNNNNNNNNNNNNNNNNNNNNNNNNNNNNNNNNNNNNNNNNNNNNNACAGACTCAACTGATGAGCAAACTCCATCATCTAGTCCACCAGCAGCTCTACCAAGTCCTCCACTACCATCATCAGGTACACCACCGGCTCCATCCATTGCCACACCACCTTTGTCTagtccccctgctacacctccaaCGTACCAAGCTGATGACCAGtcccctccacctccaccttcaTATAGTTCGCCACCGACAGTTTTAGCtagtcctccaccaccaccattgaGTCCACCAGCAATGGCACCAACCACTAGAGCACCTCCTCCATCTACTTTCCCATCGCCTATGTCTAGTCCACCAGCAATACCTCCGACCAACCAAGGTAACCacccaccgccatcatcaccattaAGTCCACCTACCACACCTCCGATGTACCAAGTtaaccaaccaccaccaccacaattTAGTCCCCCTGCCACACCTCCGACCTATCAAGGTAATGCCCCACCACCGGCATCGGCACCAGCACCACTTACTACCTCAGCAACAGCACCGCCACCTGGTGCCCCTACTGGCAATGGATGGGTGCAAGTTCAGAACTTTCATGACGCCCTATACTGGCAAATCGGGCGCTTTGTGGTGTTCAAGTTGGTAAACAAGAAGGACAACTCCCTTGTTGATGTGCTCTATGTGAGCATGCAACCTGCAGGAAAGGGCAACAACTACTTTCTTGTGATAAAAGTAGTAGATGGATATAAGAAGGTCGGCAAGTATCATGTGCTCCTATGGGGTGTGCCCGGGTCAGCAGATGAAGCATGGAAAGTATATTGGCTCAAATTTGTAGGATGATAAGCACATGGTGAAAACAAGATATTCTAGCTATCGACTATGCATGGCATTTCTAGGGAGAAGATATATAGACATTTTGTGGTAAACGTGCGCCTGCATGGATTAGTTGATCTTTGCAGCTTTGAGGGGATTGATATCCAACTATATGTTCTGATTTCAGTAATAAATTTATGATGTGTTCTCGTTAAAATTGCCTCAAATTTACAAAATATGGGTGGAGATATGATCATATAACTCAAAGCATAAGCGCGCTTCACTGTACTGTCAGTTTGGTGGTTGCCTTATAATTCCTATTAAAGTTTTTTGCTTATCTATTGTTCATTATTCACAGTTCACCTGGACGACCAGATCCTTGACCTTCGTCACCAATttcaaagcaaaaaagaaaatgaaCAAGCTCAAATATTAACAACACACAGCATATGACAAGCAAATACTTACAGCCACCAAAAGGGAAGCTTCCCTTGCAACAGAGGTAAAAGCTAGCACAATGCCAGCCAACAGAGAGCACAAAAAAAAAGTTGAGTCAACTGCTGGATGTAGGTTACACAACAACCACACAGATGCAAATGTGCAAAAAGGTTGCATTGACATGATCCATTGAAGAACCACAAGTGCAAGTGCACTAAATAACAGAACACAAACTCAATTACAGCAAGACACAAATAATTATTGATAGGTTATAACCGAATAGCATGAAGCAAGCAGGACCAGGTATATGCACAAAATTAAGAGTGCCAAAAGGTTCCATTGGCAAGAACATATGTTCATAATATACCAGGGGTTATCAGTACAGTTGTAGAGAACAATTTCTATTTTGCCTTGTAGCCATATATAGGGCGAGGGACCAGTATAAAATACTTCACATGGACATGAGAGACAATTCCAGGAAGATCAAGTGAGGTGCATAATAAGTGAGCCGACCAGTGATAGCGACTATCTGACATCACATAACAAAGCAACCACTGGATCCATGATGATCTCAACAAAATGCACATGTCTTGCTTGCAGAAGGTGTAACACATTACCTCCAAA
Proteins encoded in this window:
- the LOC123050537 gene encoding extensin-like — translated: MRSLPIVVLSLLILVLAAHVSQADDKGSSVGSGKDSHDGDDHKSNGVGPVKKPKCPKPGHGPKNHDNDGRGPPEKECDDGETTPSSPGPSPDQGNGSPSPPPSPSYSPPMTPSPPPPSETSPPPPSSSPPPTPSSSPSVTPPTYEPNDQSPPPPLNPSPIPPPPPSSAPAAPPMNPTNDQSPPPSPSSSPPTIAPVTPQTPPSSPPVTPPSYEPNDQSPPPTLNPPSIPSPPPSSPTVAPPMNPTNDQPPPPSSSSSPPPIAPTTQPPPSSPPATPPSDSTDEETPTSPPSSSPPVITLSSPPPPSSSTAPAPSIATPPLSNPPATPPTYQADNQSPPPPPSYSSPPTTLASPPPPPLSPPAIAPTTSTPPPSTSPSPMYTPPATPPTGSTDEQTP